Below is a genomic region from Persicimonas caeni.
AACCGTAATGAGGGATGTACTACATCATCCCACATCGACACAGCGAGGACGCCAATGACCACAAACGTCGCATACACCGCAGCCAAAGCCGATTTCCCGTTGATCACATCAAATCGGCCTGCTAGGTTATACATAACTTGTCAAAAATTGTTGCAGCTTTTGCGTAACAGCCGACGCGCCCCGTCGGCCCGAGCGCACCGTAACCGCTGGGGCGGTAGTACGGCAGTAGCAGTGCCCCGCAATGTTCTCTGTAAACATGAGGAGGGGGCATGACTACGCGCGACGACACACCCCGAGGGCCCCAAGGGCCCGAAAACCAGCCACCCGCCAACGAGGCATCGGCCGACGACCTCCCCCCGGAGCGCATCACCCAGATGACGCCCGAAGAGCTGGTCGAATCGTACGCCGGGCTGGTCAAGAACACCGGCCAGGAGCTCATCCAACAGCTCGACTGCCCGGTCGATCTCGAAGACCTCATCGCCTGGGGCTACCAGGGCCTGCTCGAAGCCCACCAGCGCTTCGACCCGGCGATGGAGGTCTCCTTCGCCAGCTTCGCCTTCTACCGCATCCGCGGCGCGATGTACGACGGCTTGCGCGCCACCGGCTGGGGCATGCGCGGCACCGCCATCCAACTGCAGGACGCCATCCAGCTCAACGACTACATGGAGTCGAACCTGCTCGCCCAGGCCAAACTCCCCCAAACCAAGTCGCTCGCCTCGTGCATCAAATACCTCGACGGCATGGTCGGCGACTGCGTCACAATCTGCCTGCTCCAAAACACCAAGCTCGAGCAGCTCTCACGCAGCGAAGCCGCCACCCAGGGCAACTACGTCGAACGCCGCGAGCTCATCGCCGCCCTGCAGGCCGCCATCGAGCGACTCTCCGACAACGAGCGCGACGTGCTCGTCGCCTACTACATCGAAGACTACTCGATGACCGAGATCGCCGAGAAGCTCGGCATCTCGAAGTCCTGGGTCAGCCGCATCAACGCCCGCGCCGTCCAAAAGGTCCGCCGCAT
It encodes:
- a CDS encoding sigma-70 family RNA polymerase sigma factor, encoding MTTRDDTPRGPQGPENQPPANEASADDLPPERITQMTPEELVESYAGLVKNTGQELIQQLDCPVDLEDLIAWGYQGLLEAHQRFDPAMEVSFASFAFYRIRGAMYDGLRATGWGMRGTAIQLQDAIQLNDYMESNLLAQAKLPQTKSLASCIKYLDGMVGDCVTICLLQNTKLEQLSRSEAATQGNYVERRELIAALQAAIERLSDNERDVLVAYYIEDYSMTEIAEKLGISKSWVSRINARAVQKVRRIMFEDGDPWELYMIRE